The DNA region GTTAAGAAGCTGCGTTGTGGCGTTGGAAAATCGAGTGAAGCAATCCGTTTTCATAAAAGCAAATGATTTCATTTACTACTCACCTCGCGTTTTCCATTTGAACGTTGATATGTATAAGATGAACAATATTGAAATTTCGATTAATTTAGATTTGTAAACAAACTTTTGGATGATAATCAAAGTTTGCCGTTTTTGTTTGCTCGCTTGCTTAATTGCGCTCGCATCACGATCGTTTCCTTTCTCCTAAACGTCCGAAACGCGCGTGTCCACGATATTTTCCTGCGAGAAGACAATAAGTTAACACCAAGACTCGTAAAACAAACTAAAGCCCATAATCCAGAGACAAAACTCTCTTTGTAAAGCAAGATCCTTCCAAGTTCGTAGCGCACAATGTTGATTCGAGGTTGATGATTGTTTGCGGTTCTTTTTTTAACCGATAGTCGTTTGAAACACAGACCGAAGAACGTAGGGCTTTGTACCGATAGAATACTTTAGATTTGTAACACTTAGCAATCACTGTTTTCTTCAGTTTCACAACAGTTCTTACTTTTCTTCATCACGCGAGACTGGAACCACACGACCTTTGTATCACAAAGCTGTGACTGCTACACGGACTATATTCTGTCGCTTCACACCCCCTTGAAAAACGTGTTTACCTGTGGATTATTCTGTAGgtctttttttactctttagaTTATCCTTTGAAACAATGTGTGTTGATCGCAAAACTTCTCACACTTCAGTGACGAAAGCGTGCTCTGTTCGCCGCCCACGAGTCGTTTCATATCAGTTCTGTGTGTTGCATGCTGAAAACCTCAGCAAATTCAATGAGTCTTCACTGACAATGTCAATTgtgaaaatattcaaatgtgGGTCGAAGCCCGTGGTGTTAGCGTCACCGATGACTTAAGAGAGACTTTAAAAAGTGCTAAATGCCTTTTATCCTTTGTCGTACTAGTTTTTCAGCTGTGGGTGACTTATTTGTGAGCATAAGCTCCTCTCACGCATAGAGAAAAACGTCAGAAGTTATTAATTTAACGATGATTTTCTCCCAAAGCATTTATGTCTCGTGtgggttattaaaaaaaaaagctttctggaGCAACGAtagcttgttttgaaattgttcatCTGCAAAACACGAGAAGTGATTTCTGAAGAGTGCTTCACTCAAAACAATAGGCCGAATAAATCTGAAGAAAAGAGATTTCCGTTAGGTGCGAATCGAGTTCACGaagctgttctttttttaagtaCTGCTGCTTTTCCCTCACAGCCAAAAAACTTATATAGGTTTAATCTGTCACCCTGGTAAACAGGCAGATgcacgaggaaaaaaaatcaacgtttgctttttccgttttgaatatttaaaactgTTTGCGAAGGTCGTTTCTGTTAAGAAGAGGATACAGCCGTGCCCGGTGGTTTTCAGTATTGTTTCTAGGGCCATATATGATTATATTTTGTctaattttatttgcatttgacGCATTAATATGAATGTTTTTCATCGTTTATCATATGGCATAGCTCTCACGGACCACTAAACCGTACAGCAGAATTTCTAAAGGAAATAAGTCTTCTTTATAGCAGAATCTGACTGAGACTTTGAATTTgaactttgaaactttttcaaaagcACTGGAGTGTAACATCAGTTGTTCATCAGCCCAATAAATTAATTCAATGAAGGGAAGAATGATTTAGTTGAGTGCCCGTGTAACAATAATAGACTCCAACAGATTTCTTCGTTTCCTaccgctaaaaaaaaaattgcaaccgAAGAAAACCGTGATCATGTTAATTCAGGGTGCAGGTGATAAACTGAGAAATGATCTTATAGATCTGTAAACCCGTCGATTGcagttcagttaaaaaaaaaggaaggtaCAGTGAAATACACCCACACACCAGTGAGGAAGCGGAAGACGTGATAACAATGCAGCCTCGGAAAAAATGACACGATTCTACCGTGCTCAGTTAAGTTGTCTAAACGTTTAtcaaatattctttaaaaagtATATTGCTTTCAATAAAACGATCGAAGCAGTTAAGGGGTTAAGTTGTTACATTGAATAGTTCTCCGCTACTGCGAATGAAATCTTTGCGGAACACAATAActttgagttattttttctcttaataaCCTTGCCCTGGGCACAGGAAAAGCTGGATTCTGTTGTCTATTCGCGCCTAGAGAAGAAAATCAGCTGCTTCCTtgctttcattctttttaaattttattgtcattaagattcttgaaaaaaaaattgaagagatcGCACTTGCGTCCGATTATAATTCATCGTCATTAAATATTGATTTGCCGTATCATTGTTTACACACGATCGAAACATAAGTAATTTTGATCGAGTTCTGACTGTTCCTCTATCATAGCTTTTCGATTTTCTTCGAAAGCTCATGAATATTCTAAAATATTTACCAAATTTTGCGTTATTTGAAACACATTACGTCTGCTGGGTTTTTGTTGAAGAACGCAAAAGATCTGCGTTAAACTTGTTCAAAGGATGTAAATGAAGATTTTGTGAGTAGCAAtaagaaagaagtttttggGGAGACTGTGAGAATCGCAGTAAACCGTCGAAAATCTTGCTTTCTCTCAAATGCCTCATTAGTATGCAAACATAGAACAAAAGAATACTTTGTAAAGAGAACATCTCTCAAAACGGGCTGGAGAAGATGAGTTCTTCCGAAGAGGAAATACTTCAGCGTTCATAGCGGTCACTTTTCACTACAAAAGTTTTTTCTGGTACATTTACCTTTCAGTTTTATGCCTCAATGTTAAGGTTTAGGACTTCGAAGATAACTTTTacgtttgtaaaaaaaaaatgtccgcCAAGGACAGTAAAACTGACTTCGTTAACGAGTTATTCACGGAGACAGTAACACTTTCACAAAGTTAATAACAACCAGGTTCATTGCCAATTCAAGAGGTTTTTCCTCGTGTTAGGCAATTATAAGTCAAATAGACGCTGCTCTGATTTTGTCTGGGGAATAATAGCGAGTTTGAAATGTTACAAAGCCAACGATTATCAATTGGAGATTAGGGTCATGATTAGGTTTGCTAGTGAGTCACTTTTGTTGCCTGCAGGTTGCTTAAGCGATAGACTCTCCCATGTGCTTCAACAAATGACGTCGAATTAGTGTCAGGTAAAGTTTCAATCATGTTTCAGTCTTATCCAAATATCGGCGGGAAGAGAAGCCATCATTGACCTCTTGGCACATTGTCTAGTTACGCCTTGTAACGTGAAGTGCttagaccaaaaaaaaacattgcaaaagGTGTCGAATGGAAATTAGAGTCAATTTCTTTTGTGATAAGTATTGTCTTCGGGCAATCGAGTACAATCTTTgtatatttatgaaaagaaTTTTTTGTTGGACGTGATCGGTCGTTTTTCTCTTCAGCTCCCAGAGGGGGACAGAAAGGGGTGTGATGTGCCCCTTTTACGTCCCAAGAATGAAGTGTTCTcctgttcgtttctgttgcttTCAAAGAGCACGCTCGTAGAGTGTAGCTAGCCAGCTAAGCTGCAACAATATGGCGTGTATTTTGAGGATTTTCTGTGGTTGTTTGCGAGATAAGGTTCATTGTCTCGAGTTGTATTCATCGCCGCGAGAGAGAGCTGAATTTCCCAGTGGAACAAAAGTTGAATACAATACGCAGGTGCTAACAATTAATTCCAGCTAACCTCAATGCTATGTGTTTAAAATAAGAcgattaaaaattgttttgggaCGTGTGTGCCTCAGCAACAGCCCAGCCGCATGGGTCAAACGATGGGCCCAATGTGCTCTCGCCAAATGTCTGAAGCATGTGTTAAAAAAGCCCTCTATAGGCAGACTGTTAAAATGACGTCATTTTGGAGCCTGTGAGACATGCCTTGATTACTTCAAGCTAAGAATCATGTTTTCAGATCCAACACGCGAAAGCACGCTGTATTGTTTAATAGAGTTGACCATTTCAAAGGTGAATTTACTAAACTTACAAATCGCTCGCATTACATGTTGTAGGACGCTACACCACGACTACATTTCATTGTTCTGCTCATCTTATTAAAGCGCAAAAAAACATGGAACCCTTATTGCTTGGATGAGTCCAATACTAGATCTTTTATTACTTGAAAAGTCTGTTTTCGACTGTGATTGAAAATGCTTGCTCTGAGGGTATCCTCTGTGGAGTGACTATTTGCTTTGTATGAGCCTCCAAGACAGTTCAACTGTGTGTGTCAGAGAGTTCGTTCACTGCAATTTAGAATCTGCCTTTGACACAGTCACCTCAGGGGTCTGCTAGTGAATAACTGGCTGAATAAAATCCGCGTGTTGTGGAGTTTCTTTCACAGATCCCTACCCTGTCTGTATGAGGGGGGTTTGAGCTTCTGATATTAACCTAACATCGTGATGAAAAACAGTTACAGTGCACTCACGATTTAGCTCGAGACATAGCTTCGTGTTTTGACAAAACTGGACTCTTTATAGCATACCGAAGCTCAATTAGGCCCTTCTTGAGAGTTACGGTTTCTATAGGAAACTGACGTGTCTGTACGTCTGAGTTACTGTAGGCTTGCCTCAAGGTGTTAAAGTGTACAAGAAATTAGCATAACACTGTGCATCCATACATTCCCATGTTTTAATCTCCCACGTTAAATTTACTTGTTCTCCACTTCTGTTACTCTATTTAAGGTGTGTAATTCTAGCACGGTAGCACACGCGGTTTTATTTTAGCCTTTATTTTCCCAGATCGAAAGTTGTGATAATCCAATTAATTGTTTGTCAAAACAAAcgctgcatctgattggctggctCAGCAGGTGGAGTCTTATTAAACTGCGCTCAAAACCTCATTTTAGTTTAACTTTTGCTCTCGAAGATACAACATTGATACATTTCGTCAACAACAAGGCTTTCACCTCCGATCTGTGTCTCGCGGTTCGTTCGTCAACACAGAGTTTTCTATCCGTTCTCTTCGAGAGCAAGCCCTTCTGTTCAATTCAAGAAGAGATTTGCGATTTCCTCAGTCAATTCAGAATGGAGTATCctgattttgccttttcaatGCCAACCTGCTATCAGCTGGGAATTCCGAGTGAAAATGCACCACTCGGTCAACTGCCACCATATTACGGTCCACCAATGACAATGCCGATACCTCACCCGTTATACGACTACAACCTCGAACCGGCCTTTATTCGCAAAAGGAACGAAAGAGAACGCATTCGCGTACGACACGTCAATGAGGGGTACGCGCGTCTTCGTGAACATCTACCCGACGAACCCACAGATAAACGAATGTCAAAGGTAGAGACGCTACGGGCTGCTATCAGGTACATTAAACACTTGGAAAGCTTACTGGATGTCGGCAAAGATGAGAAACAGGATAAGAACACTGCAGACACAGAGGAGAAAAGACAGGTATCTATAGAGGAAGAGAGGTAAAAAGAACACTTAATCGGTGTCTTTTTGTGTGATGTAATGTTCCGCTGTGAAGCTTGGAACAAGACAATCTCTACGCACAATCATGTCTCTCTGAATTCTGTGTGTGAGTCACCGAAATTGAAATTAGCGCATATGACTTTAAATTAAACAGAAGAATTATTCCATTAATTCAGGCAAGAGAGAGACCGTTTTTCTCGCTTGTGATGGTCCTTCCATTTTGTTAATAAATCAGAGTTAGAGTACGTTTTTAATGTTAAGTTTCTGCTTTGAGAAAACGAGGAAAACATAGAAACACGGAGTTAATAGATGAAcaggaaaattttaaatgactgtaaatagCCCTGTATAACATTGCGAATTTGCATAATTTAGTGGAAAAGTGTATTTAGCGGACAAAAGTTTCTCCGAAATGCATTCTTCAGCTCATTTTAATATGCTTCGAGACGTTGTGTATGAAGGTTATCTTCACAACAGTACCATTAAAATACACTTTTCGCCTTAACGCCTTGTTTAGATTTATTGGCTTTAATCTATTCGCGATCAGCAGCTTTTAATGGTTtattattcaaataataaaCTTTTGTAACATTCGAAAGCTTGCGCGTAAGAAAGAGTAACAATAATTGTGGCAAGAAATGTAAATGAGAAATAAAGCCCGATATTTTTGCGTACTTTACAGTTGATACCATCAAGCATGAGAAAAACGAATAAATGTCCTACGAGACACAAAACGTCCCATAGTTTTATTAATAGAAAGCCTAACGAGTTGTCGCCTTTTCTACTGTTTCACGGGTTGTGCGCCAAGATGAAAGAGAACGTTTTTGGATACAAAcgtttctctttgttttcaaaaaagaCTAGTACAATTCAGTAATTTACCGAAATGGTTAAACCGACTTTACTGCGCATGACAAGCAGCTCTCTTTGTGGTAAAGTACAGCTGTTCTAACAAATCGAACTTAGGTTTTATAACTTTGATGCAGCGTTGTGAAAGCTCCAATTTCAATTCCTGCTTTTTCTCATGATGAATTTATTATGGAGCACTACGTAATTCCTCTCATTTTCCATAACATAGCAAAGAACGTCTACGAACACCCAGGTCACAATTGTCTATCCTGCATGTAAGTCGCTTTTGTTCGCTATAATTGAGCGTGAACAAAGTGCGTTCTTTTACTTTGATATCATCGCTCGGAACACGGAACAAAAGACACATCACGTCAAAGAATGAGTCTTGCTTGTGGTTTTTGCTCTTACTTGCTTAGGTACATGGTCAGTTTTGTCAGGGATAATTTTCCTTGTCTAATGCTAATTCTTGATAGCTTACAAAACCGGAAAAAGAAGTCTTTCTTTACGGTGGATTAACCTAAATTCCTGGTTCGACTACAATTTGATGAGTAGCCTAGCAAAAGAATTAAACATCTGAGGAAGTTTTGTGAATTTTGATAGCGTTTACAAACCAAATTAGCCTCCCATAAGGATAGACAATCGTTTATtttttctgatttgtttttccAGATTAAAAGATAATTATATGGGACAAGTTTGTTTTGTGCTTCATGCGGTTCGCTCCCGTGGTCAAAATTTCCGCTTAAGCTCGTCTCCACAATTTAGTAAGTGTTTTTCGTTAATTGGTCAAAGCAACGATCTCTTTAATTTCCGACGAGTTGTTATGCAAATGGGATCAATTATCCACAGCGGAGAGAAGGACTGAAATTATACTTAAGAATATTTGCAACAATGCTGTTTAGGAGAAAAGCACGGAAGCGTTATTTGTGATTCGCTCGCCACGTAAAATTTTGTATCAACTTTTCTAAATCCCGCAGCTTAACGGCTTCCCGAGAAGCACAATTACTTCGCTATGAAATAACCTTTATAAAAAGAAAGACGGTTGCTAATTTCTCCTGTTTATTCCGATCAACACAATAGCGTACCAATATTACAGTTAAATTAAGCAACTTCTGGAAGATCTTCTGACTCGAAAGCCTCATTTTTATGCTTGCTGTCTGAAGTAAAACAAACTTATAAAACGGAACAAAAGTTATAAAAGTAGGTGTCAGTCTTCATAAAGCAGCCTTAAAAGGCCACGTGGAATTAAGGTAACTGTAGGACTGATGGATAAACTGTATTTTTGGTTAAATTAAATCGAAATGCAACATTAATAAACCTTGAACGAAGACATTTGAAGATAAAATTTCCAATCTTAAGTATTTTCCTTCGTTGACTTCGGTTATCTCGTTTCGCTCTTCTACATTTATACCGGGGCTAGTTTAGTCAAGCTCAAAAAAACGTGTCTTATCATTTCGTCGTTCTTTTGtgttctaaaagaaaacaataagcCGCATTGTATAAACTCACTTGACAGTTTAACTAGGTCGTTGTTCTTGTGAATTCCGTTTTCACAACATTTCAAAGGTGCATAGTGTATGCCTAGCAACGAAAACCTGCTCTTTTGCcgacaaaaccaaaaactttTCACACACAGTAAGAAAGGTAAACATCGTGCTGAGACTGTCTAAGGAAAAAACTGCCCTATTCACTCTGCTTCAAATGGAAGACACACTTTTAAACCTTGTGATGAAAACTTCAGTCGATTTTTATTACTGCAACAGAGGATTGGGTTTCGCAATATCAAGCCATTGTTCACTAATTGAACTCCATTTTCCGCGCTACCAATCATTACTTGCAAAGCGTGGGTCGGAGATTTTGCTAAAGAATTTTAAACCGGCTATTTTAACTCTTTTGTCCCGAATTTTGTAACAGACAAAGGGCTTGAATAAATTCGACAAACATAGCATAGCCGATACCCTGTGGAAAGAGTAAACTCAATTTGGCTGTTTGTATCTCGAGCAATCACACGTGAAACATCGATAAACACCAGCTAGCTGGGTTTGTCATACGAAATTTCCGGGTTCCTCCTGTGGCCGACTCCTTCTCTATTATGCGATCTACAGATTTATGTGGGTGTTTTCCACGTGcttcaaaaaatgcaaaacgTCACGCGAACACTTGGAGCCGATTACCCTCATATTTCGATAGTAAGCTCTTTTGCAAATCACCAGAATGTTTGTCCgctaaaaatgaatttttcaaaaatatatatttttttaccatttggCGCTCTCCCTTTGTACAGGCCGGAGCCTTTCAGTTCTTGAAACAAAACCTGGCTTAAAAGGTGTTTACAATTCATGAAAGCAACCAAGATTCGAAGTATGCCTCTGCCTTTCATTGTGGTaacaaggataaaaaaaaacccttcaacTGGTACCTCTAGGCCTTATTTGTCAACCACGAGGACGATAGATTAAAATCCTGCCTTCTGAAGTAtctaaaaatatcttaaaaatcTTCCGTTTTGCAAGGCAAAGGTTAAGGTTTGAGtgatgtttcctttttattttcaacttcttAAGTCTAGGAAAACAAAGTGAACTCATGTTCATCGACAGCAGTCATTTGCTTCTTGTTTATTAATTTGACAGGACAGCCAGTCATGGTACATGATTTGCACAATCAACGAGGACAATCAATTTACTTTACCTGACTAAGATCAGTAAACAAAGCGCAGTTTAAAGAGACAAACAATTGTAACCAAAGGAGAATTCGTGCCAATAGATTTCCGTCGCTAAGTGATGAGATGACTTGTAAGAACGGGTA from Pocillopora verrucosa isolate sample1 chromosome 1, ASM3666991v2, whole genome shotgun sequence includes:
- the LOC131781214 gene encoding achaete-scute homolog 5, with translation MEYPDFAFSMPTCYQLGIPSENAPLGQLPPYYGPPMTMPIPHPLYDYNLEPAFIRKRNERERIRVRHVNEGYARLREHLPDEPTDKRMSKVETLRAAIRYIKHLESLLDVGKDEKQDKNTADTEEKRQVSIEEER